The DNA sequence ACATCGTGGAATGGCTCATTCCGTTGATGGGTCGTGCATTCGGTCTGACTGACGAGTTCCACTTTTCTCCAGGGTAAAGCAGGATCTTTGGGGATCGAACCGGTAATAGTCTGCTTGAGACTGGAATCCAGAATCTTCAGATTTTCGAGAATGTAGCCTGTCATGTAATCAGAATATTCTTCTGAGAAATGCAATTGCAGACAGTCGATGCCATGAACTTTTCCTGTGGATAACAGCTTGGCCGTCCCTGAACGGTCCATCTTCAGATCCAAATCATCCACATCCGAGAAGTACGCAGGATATTTATCCCAGTCGATCGTATTTTGTGAGAACTTCCAGGTACCGCCAATCTGCTGTTCAGAATCAGTCCCCAGAAGAATATCTGTCCCGACTGCACCAATCCGGTCTATAAAAAACAGCTTGGTTAAAACTTCCAGGTCATATCCAGTCACTTTTATTCCGTTAACGAAAAACTGCTTTCTGTTTCCCTGTTCGATGATCACCAACTCTTTTCCGGTCAGCTCTAAGAAGAAATCATCACTCTGCAGTTCTCCATTCACTTTGAATGAGTGGACTTGGATGTTTTTCTGCAATCCGCGTGGTGTTCGCATTAGTTTCATCTCTCCTTGAAGTTCAATGGTGTGAGTTGAAACATATTTGGAATTGGAATAGGGGACGATGACCCGGTCGGGATCCTGAAAATCAGCTCCCCCTTCTATGGTGACGGAATAGAAAACCTGATAGTTCGTGTTTTCAACGAGAGGGCGGTCAAGTTTAATAAAATAAGGCTGTGCCTGCAGGCGGGGTATTGGCAGTACAGAGCCGACAATGAGCAGGAACGACAGCAGGTTAAAATTTCTGTGAAGCCTGAAAAGGTCATATGCAGGTTTTGTTAAAATAGACATACTCATAGTCATATCACTCGCCGATATCTTCGTTCCACACATCCGGGTGCGCTGCAATAAACTGGTTCATCAGATCGATACACCGCTGGTCCTGCAGAACTTCCAGTTCTACGCCGCTTGCTTTCAGCAGTTCTTCATCGCCCAGAAAGGTCTGATTTTCGCCGATGATCACGCGGGGAATCTGATACAGGCGAATGGCACCACTGCACATGGGACAGGGGGAGAGCGTGGTATAAAGGACTGAGTTGCGATAGACGGACGCCGGCTGTCGTCCTGCATTTTCCAAAGCTGACATTTCGCCGTGCAGGATGGCACTTCCCTGCTGCTGACGCATGTTATGTCCCCGGCCAATGATCTTGCCTGCATGCACAATCACCGAACCAATGGGAACGCCTCCCTCTTTTAAGCCTTGCTCTGCTTCCTCAATCGCCGCCTGCATGAATTCATCCATGGATGAGCCTCCCCAGATATGTAATTCGAAATCCACCGGAATCAAGGTATAACCGAATCGGGGCGAAATTACGACGGGGATTCTGCACGAAATGTGTGCCTGGCAAATCCAGACATTAGTCAGCCGGAAGTTAGAGCTTCACGCGCCCCGGCGGTTCTTCTGCAACTTCTTCAAACGAGCCTGGCGCGCGGAAGGGATTTCCATCGGGGGCAGGCATCGTGTCGCTGGCAGGGAAGGTATCCGGTTCTTCGAAACCGAACTGAGGTTCTTCCTGCGTTGCTCTCCATTGAGGCTCCGGACCGGGTGAATCGGCCCAGGCGGGTTCGACCCGCTCGGCAACCCGTGATTCAATCGGTGTCGGGCGATGTCTTATGGAGGCTTCCTGCTGCCTGACCTGGGGCAGTCCGGCAGCAAGGTCCAGCACGGGGTAGCCCGGAATCTGTGGCAGTCCCCAGACATCGGAGGGAACCCCCGGATTGACGCTGATCTGGGACATGGTCATCGTCATCACGATTCCCGCCTGGGGCCAGTCGAGCTTGATCACGTGTGGCAGAACCGCATTCGTGGCACCACAGGTACGATATTCACCCAGGGTAGCGGTCGCGATCCGTTGTCCCTGGCTGTCATACAGGGACTGTTCGATGATATGCCCGGTACAGAGATTGACGACGATAATTTTCTGCACCAGTTTGCCGTTGGGCAGCAGTCGATCGGAGATCAGTTTCACGTTTGGTGAATTCTGACCTTCTTTCTGAATGGAAAGCTCTTTGTCGTTAAGCGGCACGACCCGCAGGGCTTCCAGCAGCCAGCTCGGTTCAAAGGGAATATTCAGCTGAGAACCCATGGCCTCGTACTGGTCATGCCGGACGGTAAAAATGTTTTTCTGATCGCTACGCTTGACCCAGAACCAGAATCGCTCGTCATTCGAGCCGAAGTCAACCTCGGGACCCAGCGGAGAACTGGCCACCAGGCGAAAACGCTGGGGCTGTTCCACGGCCAGCATCGCACTCAGGCTGACGGGGATGCCCCCTTTCTGTCGTGCCCGGATCTTGACAGAGGATGACTGCCAGCCAAAGACGCCTTCAGTCTGTGAATTCAGGTGATTCACAATTTGTGTGTAGCTGGCATTGGGAGGCAGAACGCAGACAGGGGCTTCCTGGGGGAGAAAAGTGCGGACCGAGGAACAGGCAGAGAGCAGCAGAAGACAGCAGATCAAGGCACAAACTTGCGTCACGGCACGCAGCCGTCGAAAGATCAGCCTGGATCTCTTCATTTCTGTTCTTCCTTGAACATGCGACATGTTGAATGGTCCGAAAGTGGGGATGTCCCTTATTCCCACTCTTCTAAAAACTGTGTGTTTAACTGTTGTTGCAGGGCTTCGATTTCTGACTCTTCCAGGTTTTGATCGCGAATTTCGAAACTGCCTTCACCGTGTGTTCCCGACAGTTGCAGATAGGAGTTCTGATCCTCATTCCGCGAGCCGTCCAGCTTCAGGCGACGTTTCTGTACCAGGAACAGTGCCAGGACATACAGGAATTTCTCCTGAACCTGGTTTGGATTCTCGTAAAGCTGCTCAAAGTACTGCATCAACGCATCGGGATCGATTTTGCGCGCCCCCTGAGCAGCTGGTTCCGGTACTCGTAATGTCCAGTCTCCCACAGCCCCTTCTGGAGGACCTGTCCAGGCATCTTCGGCAAAATCCATCCGAATCAGATGGCCGTTCTGATCGACGATCACTGAATGCACCGTTTCACCGGGCGCAAATTCCTTGCCCGTCGAAGAACAGGTTTTACCTAAAGGTTTGAGATGATAATCCATGGATCAGGCTCAAATCAGGAAGTGGCAGGTCAGAATGGAAGTTGTTTCTGGTGTGTTGATTTGATCAATGCGGCGAATCCTAGAGCAATTCAGGATTTAGCTCAAGACGTTTCTGACCGCGAGAGCCATTTTTCTTCCTGAGAATGTCAGATTTTTATGAGAGATAAGGCTTTCTACAGTAATAAGTTAGGATCCAGAGAGGAATCGACTGTTCGAGCCCCCTGATTTCGAGATGGGCACCTCAATCCGGGCCGAAC is a window from the Gimesia benthica genome containing:
- a CDS encoding nucleoside deaminase; translated protein: MDEFMQAAIEEAEQGLKEGGVPIGSVIVHAGKIIGRGHNMRQQQGSAILHGEMSALENAGRQPASVYRNSVLYTTLSPCPMCSGAIRLYQIPRVIIGENQTFLGDEELLKASGVELEVLQDQRCIDLMNQFIAAHPDVWNEDIGE